CGCCGTAGACTTGAGCGTTCCGCAGAAACGGAAGCTGCAATCGAAAATCAAGCCCAGCTATCTGGTTGAACTTTTTATTGGACTCCCCTCCCTGAAAACCGATGAAATCCAGAAAATCGCTGAAATTGATGCTGGGCTGCCCATCTCCGTTGAATATAGCCGTAGCATTGAGTCCCATTTCAAGAATGGGAAAGGGTTTAAAGCCGAACCGGATACCACCGAACAACGCATGGGGAGCTTCCCGGTCTTCCTCGAGTCTTGAAATGAAAACCGTATACTTGAATGGCCCCAGGTATTTGAAATACCATGGAAGAAGAAACGGTACGGGATTTGAGAGTTTCACAAGGTCCAGAGGAGTGGCATTGTCTGTGAGGATGAGAGACCCATGGTACCCCTGTCCCCACCAAAGGTTGTCGCGTCCGGCCTCGAGTTCTATGTTCCAAGGGGAAAGCTTCCCGTATCCTTTAAGTATATCGAGTTCCGCATCATCGATGTTTGCCACGTCCCCGTCATTTTCCCGCACGAGCAAAATGGGTTCGATATACCCGGAGAGGATGTTCCCAAGCCTCATGGAGGATGAAAACTGCAGGGTGAAATTATGGTGCTCTCCATAAATGACGCCATCATTATTGTAAACAAGGGGAGTTCCCTCGGTAGCTTTGATGCGGTTCGGCCGGACGGGAAAACCCACGAATTCCCGCGGTTGCCCTTCCGAATAGACATAACGCGCCTCTATTTCCTCAAGGGGTTTGATGAAGGTTGTGGCATGGTCGTTGCCTCCCACCTTCAGAGCTCCCATCTCATCCTGGAATTCTCTCTGAAGTTTCGACAAAAGGTATTCCACGATGGAAGGAAATTCTCCGGAAGCATATTCCTTCTGAAGAAGCGCTTCTTTAACGAGCCGGGCCATTTCTATCCGGGTAAAAGGCCGCATCCCCTGGATATCGGAATGAATCAAACCGAAACCGTCCAGTTTTTCAATAGCTCCATAAGACCAATGGTCCAGGGGAACATTCACCGAAGAAACGGCCCATGTACTTGTGACGGCAGCGAAGCAGACGAAGAATACAGGCAGAATAAAACAAGAAAGAATAACTCCGGCGTAATATTTCCGAATTCCATCTTTCCTGGTTAAGATATCGCTGGATTTTCGATACATCCCTCACCTCTTGCAAAGTTCGCTTCTCTCTTTGTCGAAAGCCGGCCACAAGGATTTGATGCTATCGGTCGAAATGATTTTAGAGACGATTACAATAAGATCGCGAATCCATGGGGTTTATTTATCGACTGGCTCAGAAATCGAGCTCAGTTTATGGGAAAATCTTTCGCGAAAACAAACCAGTAACGGATAAGAGGAATACCCAAGGAGTGGGAAAAGATCAAGTTCTATTTCCGAAGCAACTGTTCCCCGCCAAACACAAAAACAAAGATCGAGAAAGAACGGAACTACGCCTCCGCCTCTTCTTTGATCTTCTGAAACCTTCGTGTTGAGGTGATCCTTCTTGCTTCAGCCTCTTCCACTTCCTCGAGTGTGAGGTGAATCTCGCCGCATTCGGGGCAGGCTACGTTGACATTTTCCCCGACTGTTCGTTCCCTGATCTGATCCACAGTCATATGACCAATGGAGCCGCATTTCGTGTCCACCCGTTCCACTCGCACTCGTTTTTTTTCATCTTGCGTCTTCATAAACCACTCCGATTTGACTTGATGG
This region of Desulforhabdus amnigena genomic DNA includes:
- a CDS encoding capsule assembly Wzi family protein gives rise to the protein MYRKSSDILTRKDGIRKYYAGVILSCFILPVFFVCFAAVTSTWAVSSVNVPLDHWSYGAIEKLDGFGLIHSDIQGMRPFTRIEMARLVKEALLQKEYASGEFPSIVEYLLSKLQREFQDEMGALKVGGNDHATTFIKPLEEIEARYVYSEGQPREFVGFPVRPNRIKATEGTPLVYNNDGVIYGEHHNFTLQFSSSMRLGNILSGYIEPILLVRENDGDVANIDDAELDILKGYGKLSPWNIELEAGRDNLWWGQGYHGSLILTDNATPLDLVKLSNPVPFLLPWYFKYLGPFKYTVFISRLEEDREAPHALFGGIRFGFKPFPILEMGLNATAIFNGDGQPSINFSDFLDFIGFQGGESNKKFNQIAGLDFRLQLPFLRNAQVYGEYGGEDSGGLEYPEEFLFGDIGYLVGIYFPRLTCDGKTDLRFEYANNAHRVDSTPGYWYGNAVYRSGYTHNGMIMGHHMGPDSMDFFARATYYLTNDLKVGLDYDYMETGVTLSATEEKINQIGTDVTYDLTERISLFARYGFEKVENFNLLPGEDRENHLLMTTFKFDF